The sequence CCCGCCTTGGCGGGAGGGGAAGCAGGCGGCACAGGGCTTTTCGGAGAAGGCCGGCACGCAGGAAGGGCCACGCCGAACACGAGAGGAGCCAGGAGCAGGAGCTTGCGCACGAGCCCCCTCTAATGGGTCTGCGGGAGCGTTTCAAATGGCGCCCACCCAGCGGCTCTCATAAAGGAGAGGGAAAAGGGCACTTTGGGCGTTGGACCCCAATGCATTTTATTGGTAGAGGTGCGCTGGCCACACGCCGATGTGGTCCTCGTGGGAGGCAGCAACTTTGCGGGAGAAACTGAAGGCGCTGGCGAACCTCCAAAAGGTGGACATGGAGGCGGCAGCCCTGCGTAAGGCCGCGGACGTCCATCCCAAGCAGATCGCCGAGTTGGAGCGTGAGCTGGGTGCCGCTCGCAGCGCGATCGAAGCCGAACGCAGCCGGGTTGCGGACATCGAGCGCCAGAAGGCGCAGCTCGAGCAGAACATCACCGACGACAAGGACAAGGTGAAGAAGTGGGAGGCGCGCCTGGCAGAGCAGCGCTCCACCCGCGAGTACTCCGCCCTGGCCCGTGAAATCGACATCGCCAAGAAGGCGAACCTCACCATGGCGGACGAGCTGGTCGAGCTGACCAAGACGCTCGGCGCCGCGCGCGAGACGGTGAAGGGCAAGGAGGTCGAGTTCTCCACCCGGCAGCAGCAGCTCGGCGCACGCATGAGCGAGCTGCGCGCCAAGCTGGCCGAGTCCGAGACCCAGGTGAAGCAGCTGGAGGGCCAGCGCTCCAACGTGGCCGAGGGCGTGGACTCCAACCTGCTGCGCCGCTACGAGACCATCCGCAAGAAGAAGCTTCCTGCGCTGGTGGGCGTGGTGGCCGGCACCTGCCAGGGCTGCAACATGAACGTGCCCCCTCAGCTCTACAACCAGCTGAGGACCTCGCTGGGAACCGACGTGTGTCCTTCGTGCAACCGCATCATCTATGCGGTCGAAGCGCTCGCCGACCCCACGGCGTCGAAATAACCCTCATGCCGACGCCCACCGAGGCTGAAATCCTTCGCCACATCGCGCGGGAGGAGCCTCTGACGGCGACCGTCCGTGCCTTCCGGGGCATGACGCGCGAGCGCCTGGGGCAGCTCCTGGAGCAGGCCGCCGAGCAATTGGCGCCCTCCGCGCCCCCGGCCGCCGCGGCGGCCCCCGTCCCCCCCGAGTCCCCGGGAACGCCTGCCTCCGACGAGGCGAAGGGGACGGTTCCGCGCCTGCGGCTGTACTCGGATGGCGCGGCCCGGGGCAATCCAGGGCCCGCCGGGGCCGGCGCGGTGCTCATCGAGCCCGGCGGCCAGGTGGTGGCGCGGATCGGCAAGTTCCTCGGCCAGCAGACGAACAACTACGCCGAGTACATGGGGCTGCTGATTGGCCTCAAGCACGCGCGGAGCCTGGGGACGAAGGAGATTGAAATCTTCGCCGACAGCGAGCTGCTCATCCGCCAGCTGGGCGGGCGCTACCAGGTGAAGAGCCCCATCCTGCGCCCTCTGTATGAGGAGGCGGTGAAGCTGCTCAACGACTTCTCCCGCGTGAAGCTCGTCCACGTGCCCCGCGAAATGAACGCCGAGGCCGACGAGATGAGCAACCGGGCCATCGACGAGCGCCTGTAGCGAAGCCGGAGTGGCCCCGGGTGCCCCACTGTTGTAAGAGGCGGGTGCCGGAGCGGCCTGGGTGAACGCTGGCCACTGCAGGACGGGGTGGCGGGAGGAAAGTCCGAGCTCCACAGGGCAGGGTGCTGGCTAACGGCCAGTCGAGGTGACTCGCAGGACAGTGCCACAGAAAACAAACCGCCCGTTCCGCAAGGGGCGGGTAAGGGTGAAACGGTGCGGTAAGAGCGCACCGCGCCCGGGGTGACCCGGGCGGCACGGTAAACCCCACCTGGAGCAAGAGCCAATAGGAGCGCGTCCCCGCTGTCCGGGGGACAAGGATGGCCCGTCCGCTGCGCTCGGGTTGCTCGCTGATGAGGCCCCTGGGCAACCAGGGCCCTAGACGAATGTTCATCGCCCACCTCGAAAGGGGTGGGGACAAAACTCGGCTTACAGGGCCGCTCCGGCTTTTTTCACGAACCCACGGGAATCTGCGCCAGCAGGATGCGGCTCTGCCCGTCGTTGCGCACCGCCTCCGGGTTGGTGAGCTGCATGCGCTTGTCCCCCCGGGGCTCCCACAGGC is a genomic window of Stigmatella erecta containing:
- a CDS encoding zinc ribbon domain-containing protein, which translates into the protein MREKLKALANLQKVDMEAAALRKAADVHPKQIAELERELGAARSAIEAERSRVADIERQKAQLEQNITDDKDKVKKWEARLAEQRSTREYSALAREIDIAKKANLTMADELVELTKTLGAARETVKGKEVEFSTRQQQLGARMSELRAKLAESETQVKQLEGQRSNVAEGVDSNLLRRYETIRKKKLPALVGVVAGTCQGCNMNVPPQLYNQLRTSLGTDVCPSCNRIIYAVEALADPTASK
- a CDS encoding ribonuclease HI family protein — protein: MPTPTEAEILRHIAREEPLTATVRAFRGMTRERLGQLLEQAAEQLAPSAPPAAAAAPVPPESPGTPASDEAKGTVPRLRLYSDGAARGNPGPAGAGAVLIEPGGQVVARIGKFLGQQTNNYAEYMGLLIGLKHARSLGTKEIEIFADSELLIRQLGGRYQVKSPILRPLYEEAVKLLNDFSRVKLVHVPREMNAEADEMSNRAIDERL